A genomic window from Deltaproteobacteria bacterium IMCC39524 includes:
- a CDS encoding cold-shock protein: protein MAEGTVKWFNDAKGFGFIEQDNGPDVFVHFSEVQGDGFKSLAEGDRVSFDVTEGQKGPQSSNVCKI, encoded by the coding sequence ATGGCTGAAGGTACTGTGAAGTGGTTCAACGATGCAAAAGGTTTTGGTTTTATCGAGCAGGACAATGGACCGGATGTGTTCGTACACTTCTCTGAAGTCCAAGGCGACGGTTTCAAATCTCTCGCTGAAGGAGATAGAGTAAGTTTTGATGTAACTGAAGGCCAGAAAGGCCCCCAGTCATCAAATGTATGCAAAATCTAA
- a CDS encoding methylenetetrahydrofolate reductase C-terminal domain-containing protein: MIISELKPYEELQQALADFDKLFIVGCAACATACKSGGEDEVFKFQEWLNEQGKDATGSVIIDEACHIARAARDLRHHKAAVQDADALVVLACGSGIQSISSNVDKQVVGGLNSMFLGNVRRFGQYEEMCSLCGDCILNETAGICPVTTCAKGLLNGPCGGMADGHCEVDAEIECAWSLIFERLKSQQRQGVFARRVPPKNWSRRFQPGRYRLKDGES; the protein is encoded by the coding sequence ATGATAATCAGCGAACTGAAACCTTATGAAGAACTCCAGCAGGCCTTGGCCGACTTTGATAAGCTCTTTATTGTCGGATGCGCCGCCTGCGCTACGGCCTGTAAGTCCGGCGGTGAAGATGAGGTCTTCAAGTTTCAGGAGTGGCTGAATGAGCAGGGCAAGGATGCGACCGGCAGCGTGATCATTGATGAAGCTTGTCATATCGCGCGCGCGGCCCGCGATCTGCGCCATCACAAGGCCGCGGTGCAGGATGCGGATGCTCTGGTGGTGCTTGCCTGCGGTTCGGGGATTCAGTCGATTTCATCCAACGTTGATAAACAAGTGGTGGGTGGTTTGAACTCCATGTTTCTTGGCAACGTCCGTCGCTTCGGTCAGTACGAGGAGATGTGTTCCCTCTGTGGTGACTGCATCCTCAATGAAACTGCCGGGATCTGTCCGGTGACCACCTGCGCCAAGGGTTTGTTGAATGGTCCCTGTGGTGGCATGGCGGACGGTCACTGTGAGGTTGATGCCGAGATTGAGTGTGCCTGGAGCCTGATTTTCGAGCGTTTAAAGAGTCAACAACGGCAGGGCGTCTTTGCCCGGCGCGTGCCGCCAAAGAACTGGAGTAGGCGCTTTCAACCAGGGCGCTATCGCCTGAAAGATGGCGAAAGCTGA
- the gcvPB gene encoding aminomethyl-transferring glycine dehydrogenase subunit GcvPB has product MTIVGTSGLVLNEKLLFEHSDPGRKGYSLPKLDVPAAELPSDLCREEIDGFPELSEVDVVRHFTRLSTWNYGVDSGFYPLGSCTMKYNPKVNEAVARIPGLAGIHPATPSHLAQGTLELMHRLQVDLAEISGFAKVTLQPAAGAQGELAGMLVIRAWHEARGSKRSKVLIPDTAHGTNPATASLTGYDVVPIASDGVLTLEEVEAHMDDSVAALMVTNPNTLGLFETNIEEICKLVHERGGLVYCDGANLNALMGIARPGDMGIDVMHFNLHKTFSTPHGGGGPGAGPVGVTEELIPYLPGPGVEFDGETYQIETPKTDSVGRMLAFHGNVGVMLRAYAYIRSLGGEGLKHASEMAVLNANYVRARLEGVYDLPYTSRSLHEVIFSDKDLEGGCHTLDVAKRLIDYGYHPPTIYFPLVVKGAIMIEPTETESQEVLDEFCDAMIAIAGEARDNPELLLQAPVRSRVRRLDETTAARKPKLRWQETT; this is encoded by the coding sequence ATGACAATCGTAGGTACCAGTGGGCTTGTCCTCAACGAAAAGCTGCTTTTTGAACATTCTGACCCGGGTCGCAAAGGCTACAGCCTTCCAAAGCTCGATGTGCCGGCGGCTGAACTTCCGAGCGATCTCTGTCGCGAAGAAATTGATGGCTTCCCGGAGCTTTCCGAGGTTGATGTCGTTCGTCACTTTACCCGACTGTCGACCTGGAACTATGGCGTTGATTCAGGCTTCTACCCTTTGGGCAGCTGTACCATGAAGTACAATCCCAAGGTCAACGAGGCCGTTGCCCGCATCCCGGGTCTGGCCGGCATCCATCCGGCAACGCCATCGCACCTGGCCCAGGGAACTCTGGAACTGATGCACCGTTTGCAGGTCGATCTGGCAGAAATTTCCGGTTTTGCCAAAGTAACCTTGCAACCGGCTGCAGGTGCTCAAGGCGAGCTGGCGGGTATGCTGGTGATTCGAGCCTGGCACGAAGCCCGCGGCAGCAAACGCAGCAAGGTTCTGATTCCTGATACGGCTCATGGCACCAACCCGGCGACCGCATCATTGACCGGCTATGATGTTGTGCCGATCGCTTCCGACGGGGTGCTCACCCTGGAAGAGGTTGAGGCGCACATGGATGATAGTGTGGCTGCTTTGATGGTCACCAATCCGAACACTCTCGGTCTTTTTGAAACCAACATTGAAGAGATCTGCAAGCTGGTCCACGAACGCGGTGGTCTGGTTTATTGTGACGGTGCCAACCTCAATGCGTTGATGGGCATTGCTCGCCCGGGTGATATGGGCATTGATGTGATGCACTTCAATCTCCATAAGACCTTCTCCACGCCACACGGTGGAGGTGGTCCTGGCGCCGGTCCGGTTGGTGTGACCGAGGAACTCATCCCTTATCTGCCTGGTCCGGGTGTCGAGTTTGATGGCGAGACGTATCAGATTGAAACACCCAAGACCGATTCCGTTGGCCGCATGCTGGCGTTTCATGGCAATGTTGGCGTTATGCTGCGTGCTTATGCCTATATCCGCAGCCTGGGCGGCGAAGGCTTAAAACACGCCAGCGAGATGGCGGTTCTTAACGCCAACTATGTGCGAGCCCGACTGGAAGGTGTTTATGACCTCCCGTATACATCCCGTTCCCTGCATGAAGTTATTTTTTCAGACAAAGACCTGGAAGGGGGTTGTCATACCCTGGATGTCGCAAAGCGTCTGATTGACTATGGCTATCATCCACCGACCATCTACTTTCCGCTGGTGGTGAAGGGCGCGATCATGATTGAGCCGACCGAAACGGAGAGCCAGGAGGTGCTGGACGAATTCTGTGACGCCATGATCGCCATCGCCGGCGAAGCTCGCGATAATCCTGAACTGCTCCTCCAGGCACCGGTTCGTTCGCGGGTGAGACGTTTAGATGAGACGACAGCCGCGCGCAAGCCGAAGTTGCGTTGGCAAGAGACGACGTGA
- the pta gene encoding phosphate acetyltransferase: MHLVDQIKAKARTSLQTVVLPESYDDRMIQAAELITKDGLAKVVLLGDAAALETKAGELGVSLAGVDLINPKNAAQLDDYVAELVKLREKKGLTAEQAREILTGEDNLFFGAMMVRKDDAGGMVAGAYNTTGDVLRAAFQVIGTAPGMKTVSSVFLMVTKNPDFGENGVLCFADCAVNPNPNAQALAEIAISTASSCKSFLGVDARVAMLSFSTKGSASHEDCDKVLEALEIAKQLAPDLQIDGELQADAALLPKVGEKKAPGSAVAGKANTLIFPTLDAGNIGYKLVERVAGAEAVGPIVQGLAKPVNDLSRGCSVDDIVSVSAITAVQAQG, from the coding sequence ATGCATCTCGTAGACCAGATCAAAGCCAAGGCTCGCACGAGTCTCCAGACTGTTGTCCTTCCGGAAAGTTATGATGATCGTATGATTCAGGCTGCGGAGCTGATCACCAAGGATGGTTTGGCAAAAGTCGTTTTGCTCGGAGACGCCGCTGCTCTTGAAACAAAAGCCGGTGAGCTTGGTGTCTCTTTGGCCGGAGTGGACTTGATCAATCCGAAGAATGCCGCGCAACTCGATGATTATGTCGCAGAGTTGGTGAAGCTGCGTGAGAAAAAGGGGCTGACGGCAGAACAGGCACGTGAAATCCTGACCGGAGAAGACAACCTCTTCTTTGGTGCGATGATGGTTCGTAAAGATGATGCGGGTGGCATGGTCGCAGGTGCCTACAACACCACCGGTGATGTTCTACGTGCAGCCTTTCAGGTCATTGGCACCGCTCCGGGTATGAAGACAGTCTCTTCCGTCTTCCTGATGGTAACCAAGAACCCCGATTTTGGCGAGAACGGTGTCTTGTGTTTCGCTGACTGCGCGGTGAATCCGAACCCCAACGCTCAGGCCCTGGCAGAGATAGCTATCTCCACTGCGAGCAGCTGCAAAAGCTTCCTCGGTGTAGATGCCCGTGTTGCCATGCTTTCTTTCTCCACCAAGGGGAGCGCCAGCCACGAAGATTGTGACAAGGTTCTCGAAGCTCTTGAAATCGCCAAACAGCTTGCCCCTGATCTGCAGATTGACGGTGAGCTTCAGGCAGATGCAGCCTTGCTGCCCAAGGTCGGCGAGAAAAAAGCTCCCGGTTCAGCTGTGGCCGGCAAGGCCAACACCCTGATTTTTCCGACACTTGATGCTGGTAATATTGGCTATAAGCTGGTCGAGCGTGTTGCCGGTGCTGAAGCGGTTGGCCCAATAGTTCAAGGCTTGGCCAAGCCGGTCAACGATCTTTCACGTGGTTGCTCTGTCGATGATATCGTCTCGGTCTCGGCGATTACAGCAGTGCAGGCGCAGGGC
- a CDS encoding methylenetetrahydrofolate reductase, with product MSFLSEQLGNGQFVVTAEIAPPKGTDLSEALAAVEKLTGITAVNVTDNQGANMRLSSLALAARLQQQGTETVLQLTCRDRNRMALQSDLLGAASFGIENLLLLSGDHSKFGDHPDSRPVFDLDSVQLLDMAAGLMAGTDMAGKSLDGVPEFFPGAAVNPAAEPFELMFQKVAKKVDSGARFFQTQSVFDREILERFMLAMQPLQVPVIAGVLLIRSSRMARFLNDNIPGVQVPETLVQRLDSAEDSLAEGVEIAREAVAWAREHCQGVHLMTLGHEDRIPEILS from the coding sequence ATGTCGTTTTTATCGGAACAGCTTGGCAATGGCCAGTTCGTGGTGACGGCTGAAATTGCGCCTCCCAAAGGTACCGATCTCAGCGAGGCATTGGCAGCTGTCGAAAAGTTGACAGGTATTACTGCTGTGAACGTCACTGATAACCAGGGTGCCAATATGCGCTTGTCGTCGTTGGCGCTGGCTGCCCGGTTGCAGCAGCAAGGTACGGAAACGGTTTTGCAGTTGACCTGCCGTGATCGCAACCGCATGGCTTTGCAGTCTGATTTGCTTGGTGCGGCGTCTTTTGGCATCGAAAATCTTTTACTGCTTTCCGGTGATCACAGTAAGTTTGGAGATCATCCCGATTCAAGGCCTGTTTTTGACCTTGATTCCGTGCAACTGCTGGATATGGCTGCCGGGCTTATGGCGGGAACAGATATGGCCGGTAAGTCGCTTGATGGTGTGCCGGAGTTTTTCCCCGGCGCAGCAGTGAACCCTGCGGCTGAGCCCTTTGAACTGATGTTCCAGAAAGTGGCGAAAAAAGTTGATAGCGGTGCTCGTTTTTTTCAAACGCAGTCGGTGTTTGATCGCGAGATACTGGAACGCTTCATGCTCGCTATGCAGCCCTTGCAGGTGCCGGTGATAGCCGGTGTCCTGTTGATTCGCAGCTCCAGGATGGCTCGGTTTCTTAATGACAATATTCCCGGAGTTCAGGTCCCCGAGACCTTGGTTCAGCGTCTGGACTCTGCAGAAGATTCTTTGGCGGAAGGGGTTGAAATCGCTCGTGAAGCTGTTGCCTGGGCACGTGAGCACTGTCAGGGGGTGCACTTGATGACACTGGGACACGAGGACAGAATCCCCGAGATCCTATCTTGA
- a CDS encoding TonB family protein, with protein MTSEQRQNRIITGFILLSLLLHLLLLLLPKDKLFPEEALPEPVYVEVRPPQQQERELDLPIRKELEKPREKPAKRLAEKDQVVEKEMAPEAQDTEDREKIVRSPKPAPKAPPKEQAKPRKEVVEKKTEPDLELPFTPDGWKQKPEKNPSREVPDLQTLTQISPAALSKIESDWRRKYRADVERGDTVWMDSQQDLLHSFMRRFRTNVYNVWNYPGSAVQRGQQGTCLLRITIDRRGNISDVQLLESSGHRVLDDEAITAVRQGATYGPLPRAYPHEELKVMAFFDYRLSGNVSRSSRRRPGAIY; from the coding sequence ATGACGTCCGAACAAAGACAAAACCGAATCATTACCGGGTTCATACTGCTTTCGCTGCTGCTGCACCTGCTTTTGCTGCTACTGCCCAAAGACAAGCTGTTCCCGGAAGAAGCCCTACCGGAGCCGGTATATGTCGAGGTACGTCCACCCCAACAGCAGGAACGTGAACTCGACCTGCCGATCCGCAAGGAGCTGGAGAAACCTCGCGAGAAACCGGCCAAACGTTTGGCTGAGAAGGATCAGGTCGTCGAAAAAGAGATGGCGCCCGAAGCACAAGACACGGAAGATCGCGAAAAAATTGTACGTTCTCCGAAACCTGCTCCGAAGGCTCCCCCTAAAGAGCAAGCGAAGCCGCGCAAAGAAGTCGTCGAGAAAAAAACCGAACCTGATCTTGAGTTACCATTCACGCCGGACGGCTGGAAACAGAAGCCCGAAAAGAATCCGTCCCGGGAAGTTCCCGACCTGCAGACCCTTACACAGATTTCACCTGCCGCCCTGTCTAAAATTGAAAGTGACTGGCGGCGCAAATACCGAGCTGATGTCGAACGAGGCGATACCGTATGGATGGACAGTCAACAGGACTTGCTTCACTCCTTCATGCGGAGGTTCCGGACCAACGTTTACAATGTTTGGAACTACCCGGGCTCTGCGGTCCAGAGAGGTCAGCAAGGAACCTGCCTGCTACGCATCACCATAGATCGTCGGGGGAACATCAGCGATGTGCAACTGCTCGAGAGTTCCGGGCATCGGGTTCTGGACGATGAAGCGATAACTGCCGTGCGCCAGGGCGCCACCTACGGTCCCTTACCAAGAGCCTACCCACATGAAGAGTTGAAGGTCATGGCCTTCTTCGATTACCGCCTCAGCGGCAATGTCAGCAGATCCTCCCGTCGCCGACCCGGGGCGATTTACTAA
- the rsgA gene encoding ribosome small subunit-dependent GTPase A, with protein MPQQRNTLSELGWKHFFQQQLSLEELETTTPVRVFALNRHLVAGVGEDGRQQFSLPHSWLRYSVEELPTVGDWLLIDGDGHPLRLLERVSLFKRMASGRDARVQLMAANVDTLFIVTSCNADFNLSRLERYLAMALDAGVEPVVVLTKVDLIEDVENYRARARTLRHHLAVEAVNSRDASVIETLRPWCSKGQTVALVGSSGVGKSTLVNTLSAAVVQETGATREGDAKGRHTTTARSLHILPAGGLLLDSPGLRELQLSDCGEGVASLFEEIEAVARRCRFNDCRHQGESGCAVAEAAENDELDPRRLTNYLKLIAEQERADETLVEKRRKDKNLGKMYKRVLNQKRKEQS; from the coding sequence ATGCCTCAACAAAGAAACACCCTGTCGGAACTTGGCTGGAAACATTTTTTCCAGCAGCAGTTAAGCCTCGAGGAGTTGGAAACGACCACTCCTGTGCGGGTCTTCGCCCTGAATCGTCATCTGGTTGCTGGCGTGGGAGAGGATGGTCGCCAGCAGTTCTCGCTCCCTCATTCATGGTTGCGTTACTCAGTAGAGGAGCTGCCGACCGTTGGTGACTGGCTGCTTATCGATGGCGATGGCCATCCACTTCGCCTTCTGGAACGCGTCAGCCTCTTCAAACGCATGGCTTCCGGTCGCGACGCCCGCGTGCAGTTGATGGCCGCCAACGTTGATACCCTCTTCATCGTCACTTCCTGTAATGCTGATTTTAACCTGTCACGTCTGGAACGTTACCTTGCCATGGCACTTGACGCGGGCGTTGAACCAGTGGTCGTGCTGACCAAAGTTGATCTGATCGAAGATGTCGAAAACTATCGTGCCAGGGCGCGGACTCTTCGTCACCACCTGGCTGTGGAAGCGGTCAACTCCAGGGATGCGAGCGTGATTGAAACCTTGAGGCCCTGGTGCAGTAAAGGGCAGACTGTGGCCTTGGTTGGGTCGAGTGGCGTTGGTAAGTCCACCCTGGTCAACACTCTCTCAGCCGCAGTCGTCCAGGAAACCGGCGCGACTCGCGAAGGGGATGCCAAGGGCCGTCATACCACCACCGCGCGTTCTTTACACATCTTGCCGGCCGGCGGCCTTTTGCTGGACAGCCCGGGGTTGCGGGAATTGCAACTGAGCGACTGTGGAGAAGGTGTCGCCTCGCTTTTTGAAGAGATAGAAGCGGTCGCTCGCAGATGTCGTTTCAATGATTGTCGCCACCAGGGGGAATCTGGCTGCGCAGTGGCTGAAGCGGCTGAGAATGACGAACTTGATCCGCGTCGTCTCACCAACTATCTCAAACTGATTGCCGAGCAGGAGCGGGCCGATGAGACTCTTGTGGAAAAAAGACGCAAGGACAAGAATCTCGGTAAAATGTATAAGAGGGTGCTGAATCAGAAACGTAAAGAGCAGAGTTAG
- the gcvPA gene encoding aminomethyl-transferring glycine dehydrogenase subunit GcvPA yields the protein MRYIPHTAGDVTQMLERIGVATLEDLFVEVPESVRLKRPLDIQEPASETELLRELKSLALGNATPETHKSFLGGGAYHHFIPTVIDLLISRSEFYTAYTPYQPEISQGTLQAVFEFQTLICQLTGMDAANASMYDGASACAEAVLMAMRLTRRKKVLLSKALNPRYRGVVATYCRYLNMELVDVAVAADGRTDLEDLAAKLDDSTAVVVAGYPNYFGVIEDVAALAEKSHQHGAKLVTAVAEPIALGLLKSPGELGADIVAGDAQSFGLPLAFGGPYVGFFAVRQKDVRGMPGRLVGETTDLEGQRGFVLTLATREQHIRREKATSNICSNQGLCALMATIFMSLLGKQGLREMAEQNLAKAAYARKQLSGIKGFSLVFDGPAFNEFVVRSEAPVAEVLSRLEAAGILGGIPLGEDYPEMADCFLVCVTEQNQREEIDALVAALQGGAA from the coding sequence ATGCGTTATATCCCGCACACTGCAGGGGACGTGACTCAGATGCTGGAACGGATCGGAGTCGCCACCCTGGAAGACCTCTTCGTCGAGGTTCCGGAATCTGTCCGGTTAAAGCGTCCGCTTGATATTCAGGAGCCGGCCAGCGAGACAGAGTTGCTTCGAGAGCTTAAGTCTCTCGCGCTGGGGAATGCGACTCCGGAGACTCACAAAAGTTTCCTCGGTGGCGGGGCTTATCATCATTTTATTCCTACCGTGATTGATCTTCTGATTTCACGCAGCGAATTTTATACGGCTTACACGCCCTATCAGCCGGAAATAAGCCAGGGAACCTTGCAGGCTGTCTTCGAGTTTCAGACGCTGATCTGCCAGTTGACCGGTATGGATGCGGCCAACGCCTCAATGTACGATGGCGCCTCGGCTTGTGCTGAAGCCGTGCTCATGGCTATGCGCCTGACCCGGCGCAAAAAGGTTCTTTTGTCAAAGGCACTCAACCCTCGCTACCGCGGGGTCGTGGCAACCTACTGCCGCTACCTGAATATGGAGCTTGTCGATGTTGCTGTCGCCGCCGACGGCCGCACCGATCTCGAGGACCTTGCTGCCAAGCTGGATGACTCCACCGCTGTTGTTGTGGCTGGTTACCCGAACTATTTTGGCGTGATCGAAGATGTTGCCGCCCTGGCAGAAAAGAGTCACCAACATGGCGCTAAACTGGTGACAGCGGTCGCCGAACCGATTGCGCTTGGCCTGCTCAAATCGCCTGGTGAACTCGGTGCCGATATCGTCGCCGGCGACGCTCAGAGCTTTGGTTTGCCCCTCGCCTTTGGCGGCCCCTATGTCGGTTTTTTCGCTGTTCGGCAGAAAGATGTGCGTGGCATGCCGGGACGCCTGGTCGGTGAGACCACAGACCTTGAAGGACAGCGCGGCTTCGTCCTGACCCTGGCGACTCGCGAGCAACATATTCGCCGTGAAAAAGCGACCTCGAATATCTGCTCCAACCAGGGCCTCTGCGCCCTGATGGCAACCATCTTTATGAGCCTGCTCGGTAAACAGGGCCTGCGCGAGATGGCTGAGCAGAACCTTGCCAAAGCTGCATATGCCCGTAAACAACTCTCAGGCATAAAAGGCTTCAGCCTGGTCTTCGATGGGCCTGCTTTCAACGAGTTTGTTGTCCGCTCCGAAGCGCCGGTCGCAGAGGTTCTGTCGCGACTTGAGGCGGCTGGGATTCTGGGTGGTATCCCACTCGGTGAGGATTACCCTGAAATGGCGGATTGTTTCCTGGTTTGCGTAACAGAGCAGAATCAGCGTGAAGAGATTGACGCGCTGGTCGCTGCACTGCAGGGAGGTGCAGCATGA
- the gcvH gene encoding glycine cleavage system protein GcvH produces MEFPEELKYTEEHEWVMVEEELAVIGISDFAQDALGDVVFVELPEVGTLLEAGKAFGVVESVKAVSDIYAPISGTVEEINEDLLDAPEIINTSPYEDGWMIKIRMDDAAEADALMTADAYQKLIAEES; encoded by the coding sequence ATGGAATTCCCAGAAGAACTCAAGTACACAGAAGAGCATGAGTGGGTCATGGTTGAGGAAGAGCTGGCTGTGATCGGTATCTCGGATTTTGCCCAGGATGCTCTGGGGGATGTTGTTTTTGTCGAACTCCCCGAGGTCGGTACTCTTCTCGAAGCAGGCAAAGCTTTCGGTGTCGTCGAATCGGTGAAGGCGGTTTCCGATATTTATGCGCCTATTTCCGGGACCGTGGAAGAGATCAACGAGGACCTCCTTGATGCACCGGAGATCATCAATACCTCTCCCTACGAAGATGGCTGGATGATAAAAATCCGTATGGACGACGCCGCTGAGGCTGACGCCCTGATGACCGCCGATGCTTACCAGAAGCTGATCGCAGAGGAGAGCTGA
- the gcvT gene encoding glycine cleavage system aminomethyltransferase GcvT translates to MKKTPLNQTHRELGARMVDFGGWDMPVQYSGVIDEHQAVREAAGLFDVSHMGEVEVSGANALAFIQHLTINDAAKLVDGQVQYSAMCYPQGGVVDDVTLYRFNESRYLFCVNASNTDKDFAWMQQVLSEAAITDVTLTNRSDEFAQIALQGPKAATILSSLTDVVLADLVYYHFCEGTVAGVEMIISRTGYTGEDGFELYLPAASAVNVWQAIMTAGTPQGLLPIGLGARDTLRLEKGYALYGHELSREISPLEAGLAWITKLDKEDFVGKAALVAQKAEGLPRRRVGLVMQERGIPREGYPVFSGDREVGVVTSGTMSPSLKAGVALALVEPDFAKEETDLEVAIRNRRMGAKVQRPPFVK, encoded by the coding sequence GTGAAAAAAACCCCTTTGAATCAAACCCACCGTGAGCTTGGCGCACGGATGGTCGACTTTGGCGGTTGGGATATGCCGGTGCAGTACTCCGGTGTTATTGATGAGCATCAGGCTGTGCGAGAGGCTGCCGGTCTTTTTGATGTCTCGCATATGGGCGAGGTCGAGGTCAGTGGCGCCAACGCTTTGGCTTTTATCCAGCACCTGACCATCAACGATGCTGCGAAACTGGTCGATGGTCAGGTTCAGTATTCGGCGATGTGTTATCCCCAAGGAGGGGTGGTCGATGATGTCACCCTCTACCGCTTCAACGAGTCGCGTTATCTCTTCTGCGTCAACGCCTCGAACACCGACAAGGACTTTGCCTGGATGCAGCAGGTCCTTTCCGAGGCGGCAATCACTGACGTCACCCTGACCAATCGCAGCGATGAGTTTGCCCAGATTGCCCTGCAAGGTCCGAAGGCTGCAACGATCCTCTCCAGCTTGACAGATGTTGTTCTGGCTGACCTGGTTTATTATCACTTCTGCGAAGGAACTGTTGCCGGAGTGGAGATGATTATCTCGCGAACCGGTTACACCGGAGAGGACGGCTTTGAACTGTACCTTCCCGCCGCTTCGGCAGTAAACGTCTGGCAGGCAATCATGACCGCCGGTACTCCGCAAGGCTTGTTGCCTATCGGCCTGGGCGCGCGCGACACCCTGCGCCTTGAAAAAGGCTACGCCTTGTATGGTCATGAACTCTCCCGCGAGATTTCGCCTCTGGAGGCTGGCCTCGCCTGGATTACCAAACTTGATAAGGAAGACTTCGTCGGCAAGGCGGCTCTGGTTGCTCAAAAAGCAGAGGGTCTTCCGCGCCGTCGTGTTGGACTGGTGATGCAGGAACGTGGTATCCCGCGGGAGGGCTATCCGGTTTTTTCTGGTGACCGGGAAGTCGGTGTGGTGACCAGTGGGACCATGTCACCGAGTCTCAAGGCTGGTGTCGCGCTGGCGTTGGTGGAGCCTGACTTTGCCAAAGAGGAGACTGATCTTGAGGTCGCGATTCGTAATCGTCGTATGGGGGCCAAGGTGCAGCGGCCTCCTTTTGTGAAATAA
- the folD gene encoding bifunctional methylenetetrahydrofolate dehydrogenase/methenyltetrahydrofolate cyclohydrolase FolD, whose product MDKIIDGKAIAAEIREEIAADVVTLKEQGVTPGLAVVLVGEDPASRVYVTMKEKACEKAGIFSDEHKLPAETTEAQLLALIEELNNDPRIDGILVQLPLPDHIDESKVLESISPAKDADGFHPYNVGRLVTGNPLYQPCTPYGVMKMLEHTGVDLKGKEVVVVGRSNIVGKPVALMCLAQHATVTLCHSRTQDLPGKVAQADVVIAAVGRPEMIKGAWIKEGAVVIDVGVNRVGEKKLVGDVEFEAAKERASAITPVPGGVGPMTITMLLYNTVEGAKRRAQQ is encoded by the coding sequence GTGGATAAGATCATTGATGGTAAGGCGATTGCCGCTGAAATTCGTGAAGAGATTGCCGCTGATGTAGTGACATTGAAAGAGCAGGGTGTAACACCTGGCCTGGCTGTTGTCCTGGTCGGTGAAGATCCGGCCAGCCGGGTGTACGTGACGATGAAGGAGAAGGCGTGTGAAAAAGCCGGTATCTTCTCTGATGAGCATAAGCTCCCCGCTGAAACAACCGAAGCCCAGCTGCTGGCGTTGATCGAGGAGTTGAATAATGATCCGCGTATTGATGGCATCCTGGTCCAGTTGCCATTGCCAGATCATATCGATGAGAGCAAGGTTCTGGAGTCGATTTCTCCGGCCAAGGATGCAGACGGCTTTCACCCCTATAATGTTGGTCGTCTGGTCACCGGCAATCCTCTTTACCAACCCTGTACACCTTATGGTGTTATGAAGATGCTGGAACATACCGGCGTTGATCTGAAGGGCAAGGAAGTTGTTGTGGTCGGTCGCTCCAATATTGTTGGCAAGCCTGTTGCCCTGATGTGCCTGGCCCAGCACGCGACTGTTACCCTCTGTCACTCCCGTACTCAAGATCTGCCGGGTAAGGTCGCACAGGCCGATGTCGTGATTGCAGCGGTCGGCCGACCTGAGATGATTAAAGGCGCCTGGATCAAGGAAGGAGCCGTTGTTATCGACGTCGGTGTTAATCGCGTCGGTGAGAAGAAGCTGGTCGGTGATGTCGAATTCGAGGCGGCCAAGGAACGCGCCAGCGCGATCACTCCGGTTCCAGGTGGTGTCGGCCCCATGACCATCACCATGCTGCTTTACAATACTGTCGAAGGCGCCAAGCGCCGCGCCCAGCAGTAA
- a CDS encoding DUF411 domain-containing protein has translation MTSEDVRNISEIKTRHSVPVKLQSCHTAIVDGYVLEGHVPKTEVIRLLQERPEVIGLSVPGMPIGSPGMEMPGREAEPYEVLLFDKQGVIEVYGTYPK, from the coding sequence GTGACCTCTGAGGATGTTCGTAACATCTCTGAGATCAAAACCCGACACAGCGTCCCGGTTAAGCTCCAGTCTTGCCATACAGCCATCGTTGATGGCTACGTATTGGAAGGACATGTCCCAAAGACAGAAGTGATTCGATTGTTACAGGAAAGACCCGAGGTTATCGGCCTGAGTGTACCCGGAATGCCGATAGGTTCTCCAGGCATGGAGATGCCCGGCAGAGAGGCTGAACCTTACGAGGTTTTGTTATTTGACAAACAAGGTGTCATTGAGGTTTACGGCACCTATCCAAAATAA